In a genomic window of Shouchella clausii:
- a CDS encoding CheB methylesterase domain-containing protein, giving the protein MVTVAIVSPSLFKQQFLQTALRQVGGIEANVAFSNWEEAIVTVDAFLYAPCDEWEQIDVMGLPRHTVFVLERHQRVVDSERTVFWQTANAKALTKDIAAKLLPCRKREEAPVQPLGEVVAIGASSGGPLALTHVLTKLAPDFSAPVVIAQHMPAGFTKSLAARLDRLCRIRVKEASHGEALLGGTAYIAPGGAQLELNKRGARLYAHISPAGKHDLYHPSVSLLFQSTIACATKTLVVLTGMGNDGSKVLEMVKQSGGCEILAESEKSAAIFGMPKAAIASNQVDVVMDKDEIGRYLAKKDKREGGFYA; this is encoded by the coding sequence ATGGTGACCGTAGCGATTGTGAGCCCTTCTTTGTTTAAGCAGCAATTTCTACAAACGGCGCTACGTCAAGTCGGGGGAATTGAGGCAAATGTTGCTTTTTCAAACTGGGAGGAGGCGATTGTGACTGTTGATGCATTTTTATATGCGCCTTGTGACGAATGGGAGCAAATCGACGTCATGGGGTTGCCTCGCCATACAGTGTTTGTGCTGGAACGGCATCAGCGAGTGGTTGACAGCGAACGTACCGTCTTCTGGCAAACGGCAAATGCTAAAGCGCTAACCAAAGACATTGCCGCCAAACTGTTGCCATGTCGCAAACGAGAGGAAGCGCCAGTGCAGCCATTAGGGGAAGTGGTTGCCATTGGTGCATCATCAGGCGGCCCTCTTGCTCTCACACACGTGCTGACAAAGCTAGCCCCTGACTTTTCAGCTCCAGTCGTTATTGCCCAGCATATGCCAGCAGGTTTTACGAAATCGCTCGCCGCTCGGCTTGATCGCTTATGTCGGATTCGCGTCAAAGAAGCATCACATGGGGAAGCGCTACTTGGAGGTACTGCTTATATTGCCCCAGGAGGCGCCCAGTTGGAACTAAATAAACGCGGCGCTCGCTTGTACGCGCACATTTCACCTGCTGGCAAACATGATTTGTACCATCCTAGTGTGTCCCTGCTTTTTCAGTCTACCATTGCGTGTGCAACGAAAACGCTTGTTGTGTTAACAGGCATGGGGAATGATGGTTCAAAAGTATTGGAAATGGTCAAGCAAAGCGGCGGTTGTGAAATCTTAGCAGAATCGGAAAAATCGGCGGCGATTTTTGGAATGCCTAAGGCGGCGATTGCGAGCAATCAAGTCGACGTTGTCATGGACAAGGATGAGATCGGGCGCTATTTAGCTAAAAAAGATAAACGGGAAGGGGGATTTTATGCGTAA